One genomic window of Actinoplanes lobatus includes the following:
- a CDS encoding DUF1996 domain-containing protein has translation MRRLISGAVAAVLATYLIVTATSASAADTLLSQGKPATASSVESAAFPAANAVDGNLGTRWSSAFSDPQWLQVDLGASAAITSVVLDWESAYARSFSLKASADAQSWTTLYSTAAGAGGKQTVTVNGTARYVRLETGARATQWGVSLNEFQVYGTGGGTTPTIPPGAVRVAEFLADCPFSHRLPDDPIIFPNLPGASHMHSFFGAAGTNAYSTVDTLLNANSNCNPSVDKSSYWIPTLYQDNVPVEPVTGIFYYLGEGVRDDLIAQTQPLPLGLRIVAGNAKATGPSDNTISRWSCLHAGHVGSSPDFVNCPAGSMLESYLDFPHCWDGRNLDSTDHKSHMAYPVNNACPASHPVVVPKLRQVMRYPVTGDPARLRLASGGGFTMHGDFFNAWPVAEMARRVNDCIRPIIKCGTDGRP, from the coding sequence ATGAGGCGCCTGATTTCCGGCGCGGTGGCCGCCGTTCTCGCCACCTACCTGATCGTCACCGCCACCTCCGCCTCCGCCGCCGACACCCTGCTCTCCCAGGGGAAGCCCGCCACCGCCTCCTCCGTCGAGTCGGCCGCCTTCCCGGCCGCCAACGCCGTCGACGGCAACCTCGGAACCCGCTGGTCCAGCGCCTTCAGCGACCCGCAATGGCTCCAGGTCGACCTGGGCGCGAGCGCCGCGATCACCTCTGTGGTTCTCGACTGGGAGTCCGCGTACGCCCGCAGTTTCTCGTTGAAAGCCTCCGCCGACGCGCAGAGCTGGACCACCCTCTACAGCACCGCCGCCGGCGCCGGCGGAAAACAGACGGTCACCGTCAACGGCACCGCACGCTACGTGCGGCTCGAGACAGGAGCGCGCGCCACGCAATGGGGTGTGTCGCTCAACGAGTTCCAGGTGTACGGGACGGGCGGCGGAACCACGCCGACCATCCCGCCGGGCGCCGTCCGCGTCGCCGAGTTCCTGGCCGACTGCCCGTTCAGCCACCGGTTGCCGGACGACCCGATCATCTTCCCGAATCTGCCGGGCGCCTCGCACATGCACAGCTTCTTCGGCGCGGCCGGTACCAACGCCTACTCAACTGTTGACACGTTGCTCAATGCGAACAGCAACTGCAACCCGTCGGTTGACAAGTCCTCCTACTGGATTCCCACCCTCTACCAGGACAACGTGCCGGTCGAACCGGTCACCGGCATCTTCTACTACCTCGGTGAGGGGGTCCGCGACGACCTGATCGCCCAGACCCAGCCGCTGCCGCTCGGCCTGCGGATCGTGGCCGGAAACGCCAAGGCCACCGGCCCGTCGGACAACACCATCTCCCGCTGGTCGTGCCTGCACGCCGGGCACGTCGGCTCGTCACCGGACTTCGTCAACTGCCCGGCCGGGTCGATGCTGGAGTCGTACCTCGACTTCCCGCACTGCTGGGACGGCCGGAACCTGGACTCCACCGACCACAAGAGCCACATGGCCTACCCGGTGAACAACGCCTGCCCGGCCAGCCACCCGGTCGTGGTGCCCAAGTTGCGGCAGGTCATGCGCTATCCGGTCACCGGCGACCCGGCCCGGCTGCGGCTGGCCTCCGGTGGCGGTTTCACGATGCACGGCGACTTCTTCAACGCCTGGCCGGTCGCGGAGATGGCCCGCCGGGTGAACGACTGCATTCGCCCGATCATCAAGTGCGGGACCGACGGACGGCCCTGA
- a CDS encoding galactose-binding domain-containing protein — MRRRLLSVAALLAALVAVPSGPANAAEVLVSQGKAATASSTEIAGAYLASEAVDGNNGTRWASAFTGTQWFQVDLGAATAVSRVAINWEAAHARAFSLQLSTDGSAWTNAWSTTTGAGGQQSIALSGTARYVRINLTQRALEAYGYSFWEFQVYSGSSNPGTSGLLSYAKPALASTWQNDVNCNPCSPDKAFDNDPASRWATSSTNGWVDPGWISVDLGATAQISQVVLQWDPAYARGYQIQVSADNVNWTSIYSTTTGDGLKDVINATGTGRYVRMYGTARSGPYGYSLWEFSIYGTGGNPTTPPAKPADPVFPATRLVFSDEFNGAAGSRPDGAKWTMDPGVPQNGEVQYYTPNSENASMNGAGQLVIEARRQDYQGRQYTSHRMNTSNKFHVQYGRIEARVKVPKGNGLWPAFWLMGDDFLQGRPWPYNGEIDIMEVLGRNTGEAYSTLHAPAYNGAGGYGQKYATVDLSQDFHVWAAEWDSKGIRFFLDGRLVFDAAKETVENTRGPWIYDHKFYLILNLAVGGDFPGPIDATTPFPSQMLVDYVRVYQ, encoded by the coding sequence ATGAGACGTCGTCTGTTATCCGTCGCCGCGCTGCTGGCCGCGCTCGTCGCGGTCCCCTCCGGACCCGCGAACGCCGCCGAGGTCCTCGTCTCCCAGGGAAAGGCCGCCACCGCCTCGTCCACCGAGATCGCCGGCGCCTACCTGGCGTCGGAGGCGGTCGACGGCAACAACGGCACCCGCTGGGCCAGCGCGTTCACCGGCACCCAGTGGTTCCAGGTCGACCTGGGCGCGGCGACCGCGGTCAGCCGGGTCGCGATCAACTGGGAGGCCGCCCACGCCCGCGCCTTCAGCCTCCAGCTGTCCACCGACGGCAGCGCCTGGACCAACGCCTGGAGCACCACGACCGGCGCCGGCGGCCAGCAGAGCATCGCGCTCTCCGGCACCGCCCGCTACGTGCGGATCAACCTGACGCAGCGGGCGCTCGAGGCGTACGGCTACTCGTTCTGGGAGTTCCAGGTCTACTCGGGCTCCTCCAATCCCGGGACGTCGGGCCTGCTGTCGTACGCCAAACCGGCCCTCGCCTCCACCTGGCAGAACGACGTCAACTGCAACCCGTGCAGCCCCGACAAGGCGTTCGACAACGATCCGGCCAGCCGCTGGGCCACCAGCTCCACCAACGGCTGGGTCGACCCCGGCTGGATCTCGGTGGACCTCGGCGCGACCGCCCAGATCAGCCAGGTCGTCCTCCAGTGGGACCCGGCCTACGCCCGCGGCTACCAGATCCAGGTGTCCGCGGACAACGTGAACTGGACGTCCATCTACTCGACGACGACCGGCGACGGCCTCAAGGACGTCATCAACGCCACCGGCACCGGGCGTTACGTGCGGATGTACGGCACCGCCCGCAGCGGCCCGTACGGCTACTCACTCTGGGAGTTCAGCATCTACGGCACCGGCGGCAACCCCACCACCCCGCCCGCCAAGCCCGCCGACCCGGTCTTCCCGGCCACCCGCCTGGTCTTCTCCGACGAGTTCAACGGCGCGGCCGGCAGCAGGCCGGACGGCGCGAAGTGGACCATGGACCCGGGCGTCCCGCAGAACGGCGAGGTCCAGTACTACACGCCGAACAGTGAGAACGCGTCCATGAACGGCGCCGGCCAGCTCGTCATCGAGGCCCGCCGCCAGGACTACCAGGGCCGGCAGTACACCTCGCACCGGATGAACACCAGCAACAAGTTCCACGTCCAGTACGGCCGGATCGAGGCGCGGGTCAAGGTGCCCAAGGGCAACGGGCTGTGGCCGGCGTTCTGGCTGATGGGCGACGACTTCCTCCAGGGCCGGCCGTGGCCGTACAACGGCGAGATCGACATCATGGAGGTCCTCGGCCGCAACACCGGCGAGGCCTACTCCACGCTGCACGCCCCGGCCTACAACGGCGCCGGTGGTTATGGCCAGAAGTACGCGACCGTCGACCTTTCGCAGGACTTCCACGTCTGGGCCGCCGAGTGGGACAGCAAGGGCATCCGGTTCTTCCTCGACGGGCGCCTGGTCTTCGACGCCGCCAAGGAGACCGTGGAGAACACCCGCGGCCCGTGGATCTACGACCACAAGTTCTACCTGATCCTCAACCTGGCCGTCGGCGGCGACTTCCCCGGCCCGATCGACGCCACCACCCCGTTCCCCAGCCAGATGCTCGTCGACTACGTGAGGGTCTACCAATGA
- a CDS encoding DUF305 domain-containing protein, with translation MNPLSLACVTAALLALTGCGEPPTPAAPTPAAPPPAVSSTAFGGTDRAWLEITIAMDEQLLPLLDLVPRDSALEAVSAQVRAFTEAELAELRRLGAEAGLPAENQHKGMPMPGMVMPSHVSEATALRGGEFDELLRSCLRAHLEQSRKLAEGEQAAGLEPRTTALAARISETRRTTLSAL, from the coding sequence GTGAATCCTCTTTCTCTCGCATGCGTCACGGCCGCTTTGCTGGCTCTGACCGGCTGCGGCGAGCCCCCCACTCCGGCCGCTCCCACCCCGGCCGCCCCGCCGCCGGCCGTCTCGTCCACGGCCTTCGGCGGCACCGACCGCGCGTGGCTCGAGATCACCATCGCGATGGACGAGCAGCTGCTCCCGCTGCTCGACCTGGTCCCGCGCGACTCCGCGCTGGAAGCCGTGTCTGCGCAGGTCAGAGCGTTTACGGAGGCCGAGCTGGCCGAGCTGCGGCGGCTCGGCGCCGAGGCCGGGCTGCCCGCCGAGAACCAGCACAAGGGCATGCCGATGCCGGGCATGGTCATGCCCTCACACGTGAGTGAGGCCACCGCGCTGCGCGGCGGGGAGTTCGACGAACTGCTGCGCTCATGCCTGCGCGCACACCTGGAACAGAGCCGGAAACTGGCCGAGGGCGAGCAGGCCGCCGGGCTCGAACCGCGCACGACAGCCCTCGCCGCACGCATTTCCGAGACCCGGCGGACCACCCTTTCCGCGCTCTGA
- a CDS encoding DUF1996 domain-containing protein — translation MRKRILAPLGAALLTAGLLVVAGNQSAHAADTLLSQGRPALASSVENGESAAVAAVDGRTDTRWGSQWADPQWLRVDLGATATITQVVLQWETAYAKAYQIQTSPDGNAWTTIKSVSNGAGGTETHAVSGSGRYVRMYGTQRGTGYGYSLFEFKVYGTSSVTPPPTDGPGYVYANPPVTGVVPSTEIPPATNPPVTHREFQANCSVSRTNLNDDPIIFPNLPGASHSHTFMGNRTTNAGSTLASLQAGGTSCVTPGDKTGYWMPTLYNGDQAVQPDGPQVIYYKSGVIDYRSVRPFPPGLRYVVGSPTATQDEFRNAPGAVEGFECGNSAFNWDIPANCPAGTQLNVRYQAPSCWNGLHLDSPDHKSHMAYPVNGVCPVSHPVAVPMIEFKMAWPVSGNMAGVRFASGRGFSFHYDVYNVWEPPILAALVRHCINGGLQCNPRGFDQYKPERGAALNENYQLP, via the coding sequence GTGCGAAAACGAATCCTGGCGCCGCTGGGCGCCGCCCTGCTCACCGCCGGCCTGCTGGTGGTGGCCGGTAACCAGTCCGCGCACGCCGCGGACACCCTGCTCTCCCAGGGCCGCCCCGCCCTCGCCTCGTCGGTGGAGAACGGCGAGTCCGCCGCCGTCGCCGCCGTCGACGGCCGCACCGACACCCGCTGGGGCAGCCAGTGGGCCGACCCGCAGTGGCTGCGCGTCGACCTGGGCGCCACCGCCACGATCACCCAGGTCGTGTTGCAGTGGGAGACCGCGTACGCCAAGGCGTACCAGATCCAGACCTCACCGGACGGCAACGCCTGGACCACGATCAAGTCGGTGAGCAACGGTGCCGGAGGCACCGAGACGCACGCGGTCAGCGGCTCCGGCCGGTACGTGCGGATGTACGGCACCCAGCGCGGCACCGGCTACGGCTACTCGCTGTTCGAGTTCAAGGTCTACGGCACGTCGTCGGTCACCCCGCCGCCGACCGACGGACCCGGGTACGTCTACGCGAACCCGCCGGTGACCGGGGTGGTCCCGTCCACCGAGATCCCGCCCGCCACGAATCCGCCGGTGACGCACCGTGAGTTCCAGGCGAACTGCTCGGTGAGCCGCACCAACCTCAACGACGACCCGATCATCTTCCCCAACCTGCCGGGCGCGTCGCACTCGCACACGTTCATGGGCAACCGGACCACGAACGCGGGCTCGACTCTGGCGTCGTTGCAGGCCGGCGGCACGTCCTGCGTCACGCCGGGGGACAAGACCGGCTACTGGATGCCGACGCTCTACAACGGTGACCAGGCCGTGCAGCCGGACGGCCCGCAGGTCATCTACTACAAGAGCGGCGTCATCGACTACCGCAGTGTCCGGCCGTTCCCGCCGGGGCTGCGCTACGTGGTGGGCAGTCCGACCGCCACACAGGACGAGTTCCGCAACGCCCCCGGCGCGGTCGAGGGCTTCGAGTGCGGCAACAGCGCCTTCAACTGGGACATCCCGGCGAACTGCCCGGCCGGCACCCAGCTGAACGTCCGCTACCAGGCGCCGAGCTGCTGGAACGGCCTCCACCTGGACTCGCCGGACCACAAGAGCCACATGGCGTACCCGGTCAACGGGGTCTGCCCGGTCTCGCACCCGGTGGCCGTCCCGATGATCGAGTTCAAGATGGCCTGGCCGGTCAGCGGGAACATGGCGGGAGTGCGGTTCGCCAGCGGGCGCGGGTTCTCGTTCCACTACGACGTCTACAACGTCTGGGAGCCGCCGATCCTGGCGGCGCTGGTGCGGCACTGCATCAACGGCGGGCTGCAGTGCAATCCGCGCGGCTTCGACCAGTACAAGCCGGAGCGGGGCGCCGCCCTCAACGAGAACTATCAGCTTCCCTGA
- a CDS encoding galactose-binding domain-containing protein — MYRRLLLLVALAATFLGLTAVSPATAADVLLSQGKPATTSSQEVDGPGYSPANAFDGNLGTRWSSAFADPQWIQVDLGSAVAINRIVLNWEGAYGRAYQIQTSNDGSSWTTVFTKTDGTGGVENLDISGNGRYVRLAGTQRGTGYGYSLWEFQVFGGGGTQPPDQFTTIWSDTFDGPAGTGPSAANWLLRTGTQYPGGAANWGTGSVETAGNTTANVALDGSGRLAIKAIRDGAGKWTSGRIETQRADFAPQPGEQLKFTAVLRQPDVANAAGYWPGFRATGAAYRGNFTNWPSVGETDIMTGVNGRDQLSQTLHCGTAPGGPCNEYDGRSSGFASCVGCQSGYHEYTQIIDRTKTDEEIRFYLDGRQTWVVRESQVGVAAWQAAVHHGFYLRFDLAIGGSLPNAIAGFTTPTPETTSGGVLSVDSVTVGRAAGTTAPAMTDPPVPAGPSVVRVTGSQGNWQLTVNGAPWEVKGMTYGPPQAAADGYMRDLKNMGVNTIRIWGPDASTPLLLDTAARHGVKVIVGLWLNHGADYVNDSAYKTAVKSEIVAKVNELKGRSGVLLWDVGNEVILEMQNYGLAADVVEARRVAYAKFVNEVTEAIHAADPNHPVTSTDAYTHAWTYYKPHAPALDLLAVNSYGAIDTVKRDWIAGGYTKPYILTEGGPAGEWEVPGDVNGVPNEPTDLQKKAGYTYSWNAIKGHPGVALGATEFHYGIENDFGGVWLNTTTGGWRRLGYHAMRQAYTGQAAPNTPPEITAMTVGTQTAVPAGGTFTVSATATDPQGDLIRYNLMASDKHINANRGLRHLTFSQTGNGQFTVRAPETLGVWKVYVYAYDGHGNVGIEQRSFKVVPPPAPGTDLSRGKPTSASSYQPTGTNGPQLPSYAVDGDYGTRWASEWVDSAWLQVDLGSVQSFDRVRLAWEAAYAKSYTVQASDDGATWRTVYSTTAGDGGFDTLTVNGSGRYVRVNGTVRATAYGYSLYEFGVYRS, encoded by the coding sequence ATGTATAGACGGCTGCTGCTCCTCGTCGCGCTCGCCGCGACATTCCTCGGCCTCACCGCCGTGTCCCCGGCCACCGCCGCCGACGTGCTGCTGTCACAGGGGAAGCCGGCCACCACCTCGTCGCAGGAGGTCGACGGGCCCGGGTACAGTCCGGCCAACGCCTTCGACGGAAACCTCGGCACCCGCTGGTCCAGCGCCTTCGCCGATCCGCAGTGGATCCAGGTCGACCTCGGGTCGGCAGTCGCCATCAACCGGATCGTGCTCAACTGGGAGGGCGCGTACGGCAGGGCGTACCAGATCCAGACCTCGAACGACGGCAGCTCCTGGACCACCGTCTTCACCAAGACCGACGGCACCGGAGGCGTCGAAAATCTCGATATTTCCGGAAATGGGCGGTATGTCCGGCTGGCCGGAACGCAGCGCGGCACGGGCTACGGCTACTCGCTGTGGGAGTTCCAGGTCTTCGGCGGCGGCGGAACCCAACCCCCGGACCAGTTCACCACGATCTGGAGCGACACCTTCGACGGCCCGGCCGGAACCGGCCCGAGCGCCGCGAACTGGCTGCTGCGCACCGGCACCCAGTACCCGGGCGGCGCCGCCAACTGGGGCACCGGCTCGGTGGAGACCGCCGGCAACACGACCGCCAACGTCGCCCTCGACGGCAGCGGCAGACTCGCCATCAAGGCGATCCGTGACGGCGCCGGGAAGTGGACCTCCGGCCGGATCGAGACACAGCGCGCCGATTTCGCCCCGCAGCCCGGCGAGCAGCTCAAATTCACCGCCGTGCTGAGGCAGCCGGACGTCGCCAACGCCGCCGGCTACTGGCCGGGCTTCCGCGCCACCGGCGCCGCCTACCGCGGCAACTTCACCAACTGGCCCAGCGTCGGCGAGACCGACATCATGACCGGCGTCAACGGCCGTGACCAGCTCTCCCAGACGCTGCACTGCGGCACCGCGCCGGGCGGACCCTGCAACGAGTACGACGGCCGGTCCTCCGGGTTCGCGTCCTGTGTGGGCTGCCAGAGCGGTTACCACGAGTACACCCAGATCATCGACCGGACGAAGACCGACGAGGAGATCCGCTTCTACCTCGACGGGCGGCAGACCTGGGTGGTCCGCGAGTCGCAGGTCGGCGTCGCGGCCTGGCAGGCGGCCGTGCACCACGGCTTCTACCTGCGGTTCGACCTGGCGATCGGCGGATCGCTGCCGAACGCGATCGCCGGATTCACGACCCCCACCCCGGAGACCACCTCGGGCGGTGTGCTCAGCGTCGACTCGGTCACCGTCGGCCGCGCCGCCGGGACCACCGCCCCGGCGATGACCGACCCGCCGGTCCCGGCCGGGCCCAGCGTCGTCCGGGTGACCGGGAGCCAGGGCAACTGGCAGCTCACCGTCAACGGGGCGCCGTGGGAGGTCAAGGGCATGACCTACGGTCCGCCGCAGGCGGCGGCCGACGGCTACATGCGCGATCTCAAGAACATGGGCGTCAACACGATCCGCATCTGGGGGCCGGACGCCAGCACCCCGCTGCTTCTGGACACGGCGGCCCGGCACGGCGTCAAGGTGATCGTCGGGCTGTGGCTGAACCACGGCGCCGACTACGTGAACGACAGCGCGTACAAGACGGCGGTGAAGAGCGAGATCGTCGCCAAGGTGAACGAGCTCAAGGGCCGCTCCGGGGTGCTGCTCTGGGACGTCGGCAACGAGGTCATCCTGGAGATGCAGAACTACGGGCTGGCCGCCGATGTGGTCGAGGCGCGGCGGGTGGCGTACGCGAAGTTCGTCAACGAGGTCACCGAGGCGATCCACGCGGCCGACCCGAACCACCCGGTCACCTCGACCGACGCGTACACCCATGCGTGGACCTACTACAAGCCGCACGCTCCGGCGCTGGACCTGCTCGCGGTCAACTCGTACGGAGCGATCGACACCGTGAAGCGTGACTGGATCGCGGGTGGATACACCAAGCCGTACATATTGACCGAGGGCGGTCCGGCGGGGGAGTGGGAGGTGCCGGGCGACGTCAACGGGGTGCCGAACGAGCCCACCGACCTGCAGAAGAAGGCCGGGTACACGTACAGCTGGAACGCGATCAAGGGGCATCCGGGCGTGGCTCTGGGCGCCACCGAGTTCCACTACGGCATCGAGAACGACTTCGGCGGGGTGTGGCTGAACACCACGACCGGTGGCTGGCGGCGGCTCGGCTACCACGCCATGCGGCAGGCGTATACCGGGCAGGCCGCGCCGAACACGCCACCGGAGATCACCGCCATGACGGTCGGCACGCAGACGGCGGTCCCGGCGGGCGGCACGTTCACCGTCAGCGCCACCGCCACCGATCCGCAGGGCGACCTGATCCGCTACAACCTGATGGCCAGTGACAAGCACATCAACGCCAACCGGGGGCTGCGGCATCTGACTTTCAGTCAGACCGGCAACGGCCAGTTCACGGTACGGGCGCCGGAGACGCTCGGTGTCTGGAAGGTGTACGTGTACGCCTATGACGGCCACGGCAACGTCGGCATCGAACAGCGCTCGTTCAAGGTCGTCCCGCCGCCCGCCCCGGGCACGGATCTGTCCCGCGGTAAGCCCACGTCGGCGTCCAGCTATCAGCCGACCGGCACGAACGGGCCGCAGCTCCCGTCGTACGCGGTCGACGGCGACTACGGCACCCGCTGGGCCAGCGAATGGGTGGACTCCGCCTGGCTCCAGGTCGACCTCGGCTCGGTGCAGTCGTTCGACCGGGTGCGGCTCGCGTGGGAGGCGGCGTACGCGAAGTCCTACACCGTGCAGGCCTCCGACGACGGCGCCACCTGGCGGACCGTGTACTCGACGACGGCCGGTGACGGCGGCTTCGACACGCTCACGGTGAACGGCTCCGGCCGCTACGTCCGGGTGAACGGCACCGTGCGGGCCACCGCGTACGGCTACTCGCTCTACGAATTCGGCGTCTACCGCAGCTGA
- a CDS encoding LacI family DNA-binding transcriptional regulator → MQSQRLPTLEDVARVAGVSRATVSRVINGIRNVDPLLHEQVWSAVDQTGYVPNRLARSLVTRRTGTVALVVSDSETHDDDPFMSRFFSDPYFGRVVGGLMSVLRPAGIQLALQMVGADGHRRLIGDLRNGQADGAVVLSLPARDPLPALLAEAAIPAVLIGRPAQPVPISYVDLDNEAGAALAAARLAAGDRRRPAIISGPADVPASVDRISGFRRAMARHGHPWVPLESGNFTQESGEQAMRALLATHPGLDAVFVANDLMALGALLVLRDAGLRVPQDVAVVGFDDSSAAVAARPALTTVRLPLEDMAAEAARLLLARVDDPGTRVTSVIYEPTLVVRETT, encoded by the coding sequence ATGCAAAGCCAGCGGCTGCCCACGCTCGAGGACGTGGCCCGTGTGGCCGGTGTCTCGCGCGCCACCGTGTCCCGTGTCATCAACGGCATCCGCAATGTCGACCCGCTGCTGCACGAGCAGGTGTGGAGCGCCGTCGACCAGACCGGTTACGTGCCGAACCGGCTGGCCAGATCGCTGGTCACCCGTCGCACCGGCACCGTGGCCCTGGTCGTCTCCGACTCCGAGACCCACGACGACGACCCGTTCATGAGCCGGTTCTTCTCCGACCCCTATTTCGGGCGCGTCGTCGGCGGCCTGATGAGCGTGCTGCGCCCGGCAGGGATACAGCTGGCCCTCCAGATGGTCGGCGCCGACGGGCACCGCCGCCTGATCGGCGACCTGCGCAACGGCCAGGCCGACGGCGCCGTGGTCCTCTCCCTGCCGGCCCGCGACCCGCTGCCCGCGCTGCTCGCCGAGGCGGCGATCCCGGCCGTCCTGATCGGGCGGCCCGCCCAGCCCGTCCCGATCAGCTACGTCGACCTGGACAACGAGGCCGGCGCCGCGCTCGCCGCCGCCCGCCTCGCCGCCGGCGACCGCCGCCGGCCCGCCATCATCTCCGGCCCCGCCGACGTGCCGGCCAGCGTCGACCGGATCTCCGGTTTCCGCCGCGCCATGGCCCGCCACGGCCACCCCTGGGTGCCGCTGGAATCCGGCAACTTCACCCAGGAGAGCGGCGAGCAGGCCATGCGCGCCCTGCTGGCCACCCATCCCGGGCTGGACGCCGTCTTCGTGGCCAACGACCTGATGGCCCTCGGCGCCCTGCTGGTGCTGCGCGACGCCGGCCTCCGCGTCCCGCAGGACGTCGCCGTCGTCGGTTTCGACGACAGCAGCGCGGCTGTCGCGGCCCGGCCCGCCCTCACCACGGTCCGCCTCCCGCTGGAGGACATGGCCGCCGAGGCGGCCCGCCTGCTGCTCGCCCGCGTCGACGACCCGGGCACCCGGGTCACCTCGGTGATCTACGAACCCACCCTGGTGGTCCGCGAGACGACCTGA
- a CDS encoding LacI family DNA-binding transcriptional regulator yields MDQVAAAAGVSRATVSRVINNAVSVAPGIRDAVQRAIASTGYVPNVAARSLVTRRSNSVALVISEPDRPDDHSFLNRIFTDPYFGRVTAGATGALRPHDVHLVVVPTDSADHHQVIRYLRQGHVDGVLLICSSEHDPLPGQVHALGIPAVLSSQPAAPLPVSHVDLDQRLGARLAAEHLIARGCRRLATISGPLDIPAGSERLEAFRAAAGAGAPAVISDFTRAGGEAAAHRLLDDHPGLDGLFVASDLMAEGALRAVQDRGRRVPDDVAVVGFDDSSPALECRPQLTTIRQPVEEMAAEMAQLLVAHIDEPGRAARSVIFQPTLVLRASA; encoded by the coding sequence ATGGATCAGGTGGCCGCCGCGGCGGGCGTCTCCCGGGCCACCGTCTCCCGGGTGATCAACAACGCGGTCTCGGTGGCGCCCGGCATCCGCGACGCGGTCCAGCGTGCGATCGCCTCGACGGGGTACGTTCCGAACGTCGCCGCCCGCAGCCTGGTCACCCGCCGTTCCAACTCGGTGGCCCTGGTGATCAGCGAACCGGACCGTCCCGACGACCACTCCTTCCTCAACCGGATCTTCACCGACCCGTACTTCGGTCGCGTCACCGCGGGCGCGACCGGCGCGCTGCGGCCGCACGACGTCCACCTCGTGGTCGTGCCGACCGACTCGGCCGACCATCATCAGGTGATCCGCTACCTGCGGCAGGGCCACGTCGACGGCGTGCTGCTGATCTGCTCCAGCGAACACGACCCGCTGCCCGGGCAGGTCCACGCGCTCGGCATCCCGGCGGTGCTGTCCTCCCAGCCGGCCGCGCCGCTGCCGGTCAGCCACGTCGACCTGGACCAGCGGCTCGGCGCCCGGCTCGCCGCCGAGCACCTGATCGCCCGCGGGTGCCGCCGGCTGGCCACGATCAGCGGCCCGCTCGACATCCCGGCCGGATCCGAGCGCCTGGAGGCATTCCGGGCCGCCGCCGGCGCCGGTGCCCCCGCGGTGATCAGCGACTTCACCCGGGCCGGTGGCGAGGCCGCCGCCCACCGCCTGCTCGACGACCATCCCGGCCTGGACGGCCTGTTCGTCGCCAGCGACCTGATGGCCGAGGGCGCGCTGCGCGCGGTGCAGGACCGCGGCCGCCGCGTGCCCGACGACGTGGCGGTCGTCGGCTTCGACGACAGCAGCCCGGCGCTGGAGTGCCGTCCGCAGCTCACCACGATCCGGCAGCCGGTCGAGGAGATGGCCGCCGAGATGGCCCAGCTGCTGGTCGCCCACATCGACGAACCGGGCCGCGCGGCCCGCTCGGTCATCTTCCAGCCCACCCTGGTGCTCCGGGCCTCCGCCTGA